TTGCTAAATCTCATTTCCTTAAATCTGACTCTGCAATATTGTAAGCTACCAACTTATCGATGAATGACCACAGAATGACTATCGAATATCTCTGCCAACTGTAGCTTTTAGGTTTTGCCAACTGCCTTTTGCTCCCGCAGAATGCGGGACCAACTGTATTGCTAAATCTTATTTCCTTAAATCTGACTCTGCAATATAGTAAGCTGATTTATCCGCCCCCCGGTTCATTCCAGCTCAAACGGCATCTCTCTTAGCAGTTCAATCCTTGTCGGCGTCACCTTGGTCTGCATCGGTATGATCTCTACCCCCTGTTCATAAGCTTCCTTTAGGGTTTCTGAATATTCCGGATCAATTTCCCAGGCCGGTCCGAATATCTCCACATCGGTACGCTGAACCACATACAGCATCACTGCCCGCATGCCTTCATTTTTGACGCGCATCAATGATTGCAGATGCTTTTTTCCCCTCTTGGTAACAGCATCGGGAAACAAACCGTATTTCCCGGATTTCATGGTTACATTCTTTACTTCTACAAAGCACTTTTCATCATCGTTTTCCAGGTACAGATCCAAACGGCTGTCTCCATAAGTCACCTCGCTTTGGACCTGGTCATACCCCTTCAGCCGGTTAATCGCGCCATTTTGTACCGCCTCGTAAGCCAGCTTGTTGGGTACATTGGTGTTGATGCCTACCCAACTGCCCCGTATCTTGATCATCTCCCATGTGAAACGGGTTTTTCGGTTCGGGTCCTTCACCGGTGTCATATATACTTCGGCACCTTCCTGAAGGCAGGTTTTCATTGATCCCGAATTGGTGCAATGGGCAATGACCTTTTGTCCGTTGTCCAGCTCCACATCCGCAAGAAAACGCTTATACCTCCTTATGAGCCTGCCATGTACCAGTCTTTTCTGAAACTTCATGCCTGTATCTTTCTGTTATAAGCTAAGCTTGTCAACAAAAATGAAAGAAAGTTGTTGAGATTCCATTTGATTTATCCAAAAAATTCCAATCTTTATAGCGTTTTATTATCAAAGCAACCGTTATGAAGAACATACTTGGTAACATCATCTGGTTAATATTTGGTGGTTTGGAGACAGCCATCGAGTATTTTATCGGCAGTGTGGTGCTGATGATAACCATCATTGGTATTCCTTTCGGCCTGCAGACCTTGAAGCTCGGGGTGCTGACATTATGGCCTTTCGGACAGCAGGTTTATCACCGGGAGACTTCCTGGGGCTGTTTGAACCTTTTTATGAATGTGCTTTGGTTCATTATAGCAGGAATCTGGATTGGCCTTACCCATATTTTGTTCGGTGCCCTGCTGGCCATAACCATCATAGGCCTGCCTTTTGCACGCCAGCACTTTAAACTGGCCCGTCTTTCAATCCGGCCATTTGGATATGAAGTATATTAACCCGAATTATTCACAAATAATTCTTTCGCTATTGAAAAACCTAGCTTTTTGCTTCAAAATTTTTCGCAAAAAGCTGGTTTTTCTAATGCGGGGTAACCTGGATCCTTCCCGCAAACCATCCCGCATTCATAAACTTTCCCGCTTAAACCAGCGGGATTCGTTTATGAATGATCCAGGTTAAATTCCTTAAAATTTTTTATATTGCTTAAAATTTAAAGAAAACGACTATGAACTATGAACAGTTTATGTTGCCTGTGATCATTGCCAACCTTTTGGCCATTGTGGTCATGTTGCTGTCAT
This genomic interval from Bacteroidales bacterium contains the following:
- the sfsA gene encoding DNA/RNA nuclease SfsA, which codes for MKFQKRLVHGRLIRRYKRFLADVELDNGQKVIAHCTNSGSMKTCLQEGAEVYMTPVKDPNRKTRFTWEMIKIRGSWVGINTNVPNKLAYEAVQNGAINRLKGYDQVQSEVTYGDSRLDLYLENDDEKCFVEVKNVTMKSGKYGLFPDAVTKRGKKHLQSLMRVKNEGMRAVMLYVVQRTDVEIFGPAWEIDPEYSETLKEAYEQGVEIIPMQTKVTPTRIELLREMPFELE
- a CDS encoding YccF domain-containing protein: MKNILGNIIWLIFGGLETAIEYFIGSVVLMITIIGIPFGLQTLKLGVLTLWPFGQQVYHRETSWGCLNLFMNVLWFIIAGIWIGLTHILFGALLAITIIGLPFARQHFKLARLSIRPFGYEVY